In Spinacia oleracea cultivar Varoflay chromosome 5, BTI_SOV_V1, whole genome shotgun sequence, a single window of DNA contains:
- the LOC130459122 gene encoding pentatricopeptide repeat-containing protein At2g26790, mitochondrial isoform X2, giving the protein MTTSVVRVIDALVKGYVSLGMFEMCIEVLFQTRRKGLMPSIFTCNYLINRVIKHGELDRALSIYQHILRKGLNPNVYTYNFMIEVLCKKGNLKEAIGVFEEMEKVGINPNKYSHCTLIEGLCSNKKSEEAYKWLKSVALVDNFSYARVVRGLCNENKLSEAETVMQDIENQGLTPNVYCFSALIRAYCKRMDIQKALFLESHMLSKGVKTNCVIVSSILQCMCSMGFFTDVLSQYETYMNEGIFLNKVCYNIVVDAKCRLGKTNEALELLEEMKHQNMVPNHIHYATVINGYCVQGKLVDAWDVFEKMKHNGIQPDIITYNILAGGFARKGLVKEAFSLLDYMKDQGLTPSVATQNIIIQGLCVAGEVKEAENFLNKLEKCTDIETVMINNYYAMINGYCEARDTRKAFGLFVNLYKQQISLKRKTCLKLLDSLCIEGQVDSAFMLCENIPGINDKTRIIMYSKLMSTLCDSGDLKCAKLVFDNCIRKGLIRDATLYTIMINGYFRSNLTLKAFALLDDMKRRGIMPDVFTFTVLIHGCLKSCSYPAL; this is encoded by the exons ATGACTACTTCAGTGGTTAGAGTGATTGATGCCTTGGTGAAGGGCTATGTTAGTTTGGGTATGTTTGAAATGTGTATAGAGGTTCTGTTTCAAACACGAAGAAAGGGTTTGATGCCTTCTATATTCACCTGTAATTACCTTATTAATCGCGTGATTAAGCATGGTGAGTTGGATAGGGCTTTGTCTATATACCAACATATTTTGAGGAAGGGTTTGAATCCTAACGTATATACCTATAATTTTATGATCGAGGTTTTGTGTAAAAAGGGCAATCTCAAGGAAGCAATTGGTGTGTTTGAGGAGATGGAAAAAGTTGGCATCAACCCTAATAAATATTCTCATTGCACTCTCATTGAAGGActttgttcaaataaaaaatcagAGGAGGCGTACAAATGGTTGAAATCTGTTGCTCTTGTTGATAATTTTAGTTATGCTAGGGTGGTTCGTGGTTTATGCAATGAGAATAAATTGAGTGAAGCCGAGACTGTTATGCAAGACATCGAGAACCAAGGGCTAACACCTAATGTGTATTGTTTTAGTGCTTTAATTCGCGCGTATTGTAAGAGGATGGATATTCAAAAGGCATTGTTTCTTGAAAGTCACATGCTGTCAAAAGGTGTGAAAACTAATTGTGTTATTGTGAGTTCCATTCTTCAATGCATGTGTTCTATGGGTTTTTTTACCGATGTTCTCAGTCAATACGAAACATACATGAATGAGGGGATTTTTCTCAACAAAGTTTGTTATAATATTGTTGTGGATGCTAAGTGTCGGTTGGGCAAAACAAATGAAGCTTTGGAGCTTCTTGAAGAGATGAAGCACCAAAACATGGTCCCGAATCATATTCACTACGCCACTGTGATCAATGGTTACTGTGTTCAGGGAAAACTTGTTGATGCCTGGGATGTTTTCGAGAAAATGAAACATAATGGTATTCAACCTGATATCATTACTTACAATATACTTGCAGGTGGTTTTGCTAGGAAGGGTCTTGTAAAAGAGGCTTTTTCATTACTTGACTATATGAAAGACCAAGGTTTGACGCCTAGCGTTGCTACCCAGAATATAATCATTCAAGGCCTCTGTGTAGCAGGAGAGGTAAAAGAAGCTGAAAACTTTTTGAACAAATTAGAGAAGTGCACAGATATTGAGACTGTAATGATAAATAATTACTATGCTATGATTAATGGGTATTGTGAAGCAAGAGATACACGGAAGGCTTTTGGTCTTTTTGTTAACCTTTACAAGCAACAAATATCTCTGAAGAGGAAGACATGCTTAAAGTTGTTAGATAGTCTATGCATTGAAGGTCAAGTTGATAGTGCATTCATGTTGTGCGAAAACATTCCGGGCATAAATGATAAAACTCGCATTATAATGTATTCGAAGCTTATGTCGACATTGTGCGATTCTGGAGATTTAAAATGTGCTAAGTTGGTTTTTGACAATTGCATCAGAAAAGGGTTGATTCGCGATGCCACATTGTACACAATAATGATAAATGGGTATTTCAGATCCAATCTTACACTGAAAGCCTTTGCTCTTTTAGATGACATGAAGCGTAGGGGTATTATGCCTGATGTGTTCACTTTCACTGTTTTGATTCATGGCTGTTTGAAGTCTTGTTCTTACCCgg CGCTGTAA
- the LOC130459122 gene encoding pentatricopeptide repeat-containing protein At2g26790, mitochondrial isoform X1: MTTSVVRVIDALVKGYVSLGMFEMCIEVLFQTRRKGLMPSIFTCNYLINRVIKHGELDRALSIYQHILRKGLNPNVYTYNFMIEVLCKKGNLKEAIGVFEEMEKVGINPNKYSHCTLIEGLCSNKKSEEAYKWLKSVALVDNFSYARVVRGLCNENKLSEAETVMQDIENQGLTPNVYCFSALIRAYCKRMDIQKALFLESHMLSKGVKTNCVIVSSILQCMCSMGFFTDVLSQYETYMNEGIFLNKVCYNIVVDAKCRLGKTNEALELLEEMKHQNMVPNHIHYATVINGYCVQGKLVDAWDVFEKMKHNGIQPDIITYNILAGGFARKGLVKEAFSLLDYMKDQGLTPSVATQNIIIQGLCVAGEVKEAENFLNKLEKCTDIETVMINNYYAMINGYCEARDTRKAFGLFVNLYKQQISLKRKTCLKLLDSLCIEGQVDSAFMLCENIPGINDKTRIIMYSKLMSTLCDSGDLKCAKLVFDNCIRKGLIRDATLYTIMINGYFRSNLTLKAFALLDDMKRRGIMPDVFTFTVLIHGCLKSCSYPGNFFITNATKFESEMLKMQLKPDVVCYNVLINKRCKLNGIQDAMKLFNEMMDNGLQPDIVTYTTLLSTCRRVKDVDTAVTLFNTMEENDLKADEKTSF, translated from the coding sequence ATGACTACTTCAGTGGTTAGAGTGATTGATGCCTTGGTGAAGGGCTATGTTAGTTTGGGTATGTTTGAAATGTGTATAGAGGTTCTGTTTCAAACACGAAGAAAGGGTTTGATGCCTTCTATATTCACCTGTAATTACCTTATTAATCGCGTGATTAAGCATGGTGAGTTGGATAGGGCTTTGTCTATATACCAACATATTTTGAGGAAGGGTTTGAATCCTAACGTATATACCTATAATTTTATGATCGAGGTTTTGTGTAAAAAGGGCAATCTCAAGGAAGCAATTGGTGTGTTTGAGGAGATGGAAAAAGTTGGCATCAACCCTAATAAATATTCTCATTGCACTCTCATTGAAGGActttgttcaaataaaaaatcagAGGAGGCGTACAAATGGTTGAAATCTGTTGCTCTTGTTGATAATTTTAGTTATGCTAGGGTGGTTCGTGGTTTATGCAATGAGAATAAATTGAGTGAAGCCGAGACTGTTATGCAAGACATCGAGAACCAAGGGCTAACACCTAATGTGTATTGTTTTAGTGCTTTAATTCGCGCGTATTGTAAGAGGATGGATATTCAAAAGGCATTGTTTCTTGAAAGTCACATGCTGTCAAAAGGTGTGAAAACTAATTGTGTTATTGTGAGTTCCATTCTTCAATGCATGTGTTCTATGGGTTTTTTTACCGATGTTCTCAGTCAATACGAAACATACATGAATGAGGGGATTTTTCTCAACAAAGTTTGTTATAATATTGTTGTGGATGCTAAGTGTCGGTTGGGCAAAACAAATGAAGCTTTGGAGCTTCTTGAAGAGATGAAGCACCAAAACATGGTCCCGAATCATATTCACTACGCCACTGTGATCAATGGTTACTGTGTTCAGGGAAAACTTGTTGATGCCTGGGATGTTTTCGAGAAAATGAAACATAATGGTATTCAACCTGATATCATTACTTACAATATACTTGCAGGTGGTTTTGCTAGGAAGGGTCTTGTAAAAGAGGCTTTTTCATTACTTGACTATATGAAAGACCAAGGTTTGACGCCTAGCGTTGCTACCCAGAATATAATCATTCAAGGCCTCTGTGTAGCAGGAGAGGTAAAAGAAGCTGAAAACTTTTTGAACAAATTAGAGAAGTGCACAGATATTGAGACTGTAATGATAAATAATTACTATGCTATGATTAATGGGTATTGTGAAGCAAGAGATACACGGAAGGCTTTTGGTCTTTTTGTTAACCTTTACAAGCAACAAATATCTCTGAAGAGGAAGACATGCTTAAAGTTGTTAGATAGTCTATGCATTGAAGGTCAAGTTGATAGTGCATTCATGTTGTGCGAAAACATTCCGGGCATAAATGATAAAACTCGCATTATAATGTATTCGAAGCTTATGTCGACATTGTGCGATTCTGGAGATTTAAAATGTGCTAAGTTGGTTTTTGACAATTGCATCAGAAAAGGGTTGATTCGCGATGCCACATTGTACACAATAATGATAAATGGGTATTTCAGATCCAATCTTACACTGAAAGCCTTTGCTCTTTTAGATGACATGAAGCGTAGGGGTATTATGCCTGATGTGTTCACTTTCACTGTTTTGATTCATGGCTGTTTGAAGTCTTGTTCTTACCCgggtaatttttttattacgAATGCCACAAAATTTGAGTCTGAGATGTTGAAAATGCAGCTGAAGCCTGATGTTGTCTGTTATAATGTGTTAATTAACAAGCGCTGTAAGTTGAATGGTATCCAAGATGCCATGAAGCTGTTCAATGAGATGATGGATAATGGTCTACAACCAGATATTGTGACATACACAACTCTCCTTTCTACTTGTCGTAGAGTAAAAGATGTGGACACAGCTGTGACCCTTTTCAATACGATGGAAGAAAATGATTTAAAGGCTGATGAGAAAACAAGCTTTTGA